In the Clostridium cellulovorans 743B genome, AGCAGCAACATCTTTTTCTATACCAGTAGCAAGAACTAAAGAACTTTCTTCATAAATATCTGTAAGTAATAATAATATTGCACTATAGTTCTCATTATCAGCAGTTTTATTCATTAAATCAAGCATATCTTTTTTCATTGGCTCAAAGCCTTCTATATCCATTGTATTAACTTGACCTACTCCAACCTTACGTCCATTTATAACGAAGGATTTGAAGTCTTGATAGAAGATCTCGTCTAAAGTTTTACCTTGAAGAGAAGTTCCAGCTTTAAACATTTCTTTAGCAAAATGTTCAACATCTACATCAGCAATTTCTGCTAATCTGCTTAATACTTGTTTATCTATGTCTGTAGTTGTAGGTGATTTTAAGAGTAGAGTATCAGAAATAATTGCACCTAATAATAAACCAGCTACCCATTTTGGTATTTCAATGTTATTTGCAAAATATAAATTAGCAACAATAGTGCTCGTACTACCAACTGGTTCACATCTATAATATATAGGGTTTCTTGTTTCTATATTAGCTACTCTATGATGGTCTACTATTTCAACGATTTCTGCATCTTCTATACCATCTACAGCTTGAGTTCTTTCATTATGGTCAACTAATATAACCTTTTTCTTTTTTTGTGAAATTAAATGATATCTTGATACTGTACCAATTACTTTATCAAATTCACCAACTACAGGATAGCTTCTGTATCTAGTTTCTAACATGGTATCTTTGATGTCCTCAATAAAGCTATCGTTTCTAAAAGAAACTATATTATCTTTAGCCATTATATAGTTAATAGGAATACTTTGTATTATCAATCTTGAAGCTGTGAATGTATCATAAGGCGTTACAATAATACTAGTACCAAGTTCTTTTGCTTTAGTTATAACGTCGTCTTCTACAGAATGATTTCCTGTTATAACCATAAGTGAGCATTTATTTTCTATTATAGTAAGTTGAGCATCACGTCTATCTCCACAAATTACTATATCACCTTCTGATATATGTTCTTGTGCTGATTCTGGCTGCATTGCAGCTACCATAAGCTTTCCAGGGTAAACTGCATCTTCGTTATGTAAATAGATAATTTTAGCTGAAAGAGTGTCTAATATATTGTTAATTTTTGTTTTACTCTTTGCAAGAATATTATTATCCCATTCATCCATATGATTTGAAACTAAATTAGAAGCAGATGCAAGACCTAATAACTTGCCAGAAGCATCAGTAACAGGCAAACTTTTAACATCATATTCCTTCATTTTGCTCCATGCCATTTTAACAGAGATTTCTGGTGAAATTGAAGCAACTTTATCAATTTCTAAATCACTTAATTGAGGTCTTACAGTTTTTATAAGTTTTGGAGCCTCCACATTAAAATGATCTAATATAAATTGAGTTTCTCTACTAATATCTCCTAGTCTAATTGGAACATATTCGTTACCAGTTCCTTGTCTATTTTTAAGTTCAGCGTAGGATAGTGCTGCACATATAGAGTCGGAATCAGGATTTTTATGACCGCTAACGTAAATTATTTCCTTCATCATTTTCCCTCCTAAGTGTCGGATAAACT is a window encoding:
- a CDS encoding putative manganese-dependent inorganic diphosphatase, with protein sequence MKEIIYVSGHKNPDSDSICAALSYAELKNRQGTGNEYVPIRLGDISRETQFILDHFNVEAPKLIKTVRPQLSDLEIDKVASISPEISVKMAWSKMKEYDVKSLPVTDASGKLLGLASASNLVSNHMDEWDNNILAKSKTKINNILDTLSAKIIYLHNEDAVYPGKLMVAAMQPESAQEHISEGDIVICGDRRDAQLTIIENKCSLMVITGNHSVEDDVITKAKELGTSIIVTPYDTFTASRLIIQSIPINYIMAKDNIVSFRNDSFIEDIKDTMLETRYRSYPVVGEFDKVIGTVSRYHLISQKKKKVILVDHNERTQAVDGIEDAEIVEIVDHHRVANIETRNPIYYRCEPVGSTSTIVANLYFANNIEIPKWVAGLLLGAIISDTLLLKSPTTTDIDKQVLSRLAEIADVDVEHFAKEMFKAGTSLQGKTLDEIFYQDFKSFVINGRKVGVGQVNTMDIEGFEPMKKDMLDLMNKTADNENYSAILLLLTDIYEESSLVLATGIEKDVAAGSLGVTLSNNAGYAPGVVSRKKQVIPPLTSALESLK